A window of the Cheilinus undulatus linkage group 21, ASM1832078v1, whole genome shotgun sequence genome harbors these coding sequences:
- the praf2 gene encoding PRA1 family protein 2: MADVQPPPLRTLDDFLLSSARFAVPDFRDLDRWNNRIINNLLYYQSNYFLSALLLLLLVGYFQPFQMFVGAIVVTLCFLGFVWAAENQAPIRRFRRNHPAAAMLAILLGSYLFISVLGGVAVFLFGIAFPILMVLVHASMRLRSLKNKLENKLESIGLKRTPMGLLLEALGQEQEAGS, translated from the exons ATGGCAGACGTGCAGCCGCCTCCCCTCCGCACCCTGGATGACTTCCTCCTCAGCTCGGCTCGGTTCGCGGTGCCGGACTTTAGGGACCTGGACCGGTGGAACAACCGGATCATCAACAACCTGCTGTACTACCAGAGCAACTATTTCCTGAGcgccctgctgctgctgctgctggtggg GTATTTCCAGCCCTTCCAGATGTTTGTTGGAGCGATCGTGGTCACCTTGTGCTTCCTTGGTTTTGTCTGGGCCGCTGAGAACCAAGCTCCTATACGCCGTTTCCGTAGAAACCACCCTGCTGCCGCCATGTTGGCCATTCTCCTGGGCAGTTACCTCTTCATATCGGTGCTGGGGGGCGTGGCCGTGTTCCTGTTTGGGATAGCCTTCCCTATACTAA TGGTTCTGGTCCACGCCTCGATGAGGCTACGCAGCCTGAAGAACAAACTGGAGAACAAACTGGAGAGCATCGGGCTGAAGAGGACGCCGATGGGACTGCTGTTAGAGGCTCTGGGACAAGAACAGGAAGCTGGATCGTag